A single genomic interval of Spirosoma taeanense harbors:
- the dnaA gene encoding chromosomal replication initiator protein DnaA, with the protein MQREVMTVWNRCLNVIREIVPEQSFNTWFEPIVPLRLNGHILTIQVPSEFFYEWLEENFVHALRKALDTAIGRDGQLEYSIIVDKGNEQNRPLTVNVPTTKTPQTAKPDNVSPDILKSPFQLKDLDSLTLDSYLNPTYTFDNYVEGDCNRLARSAGYAVAERPGVTSFNPLMIYGGVGLGKTHLVQAIGNYIKNNNQNKFVLYVTSEKFTNQFLNAIRTDGIRDFTSFYMQVDVLVIDDVQFLQKKEKTQEIFFHIFNHLHQSGKQIIMTSDRAPRALDGLEDRLLSRFKWGLSADLQTPDLETRIAIIQKKLQAEGIYIDDNVIEYLAHSVNTNVRELEGVIVSLMAQASLNRRDIDLELAKQTLRNIVVDSERDVTIDSVQEAVADFFNVTVADLKAKSRKRELVYPRQVAMYLAKEKTDLSLKSIGYHFGGRDHSTVIHAIQTISDLVAKNADTRDSVEKLKTLFK; encoded by the coding sequence ATGCAGCGTGAAGTGATGACGGTGTGGAATCGCTGTCTGAACGTCATCCGGGAGATCGTACCCGAACAAAGCTTTAATACATGGTTTGAGCCAATCGTACCGCTGCGGCTCAACGGGCATATCCTGACTATACAGGTGCCGAGCGAATTCTTCTACGAATGGCTCGAAGAAAACTTTGTGCATGCGCTGCGTAAAGCCCTGGATACCGCCATTGGCCGCGATGGTCAACTGGAGTACTCGATTATCGTCGACAAAGGCAACGAGCAGAACCGCCCGCTGACGGTGAATGTCCCGACGACCAAAACCCCCCAGACGGCCAAGCCGGACAATGTCAGCCCCGACATCCTGAAAAGTCCGTTTCAACTAAAGGACCTTGACTCGCTCACGCTGGATTCGTACCTGAATCCGACCTACACGTTCGATAATTACGTTGAGGGCGACTGCAACCGGCTGGCGCGGTCGGCAGGTTATGCCGTGGCCGAGCGGCCGGGGGTTACGTCGTTCAATCCGCTGATGATTTACGGGGGTGTGGGGCTGGGTAAAACCCACCTGGTGCAGGCCATTGGCAACTACATCAAGAATAACAACCAGAACAAGTTCGTCCTCTACGTTACGTCGGAGAAGTTTACGAATCAGTTTCTGAACGCCATCCGAACCGACGGTATCCGCGACTTTACGAGTTTCTATATGCAGGTGGACGTGCTGGTCATTGACGACGTACAGTTCCTGCAGAAAAAAGAAAAGACGCAGGAGATATTCTTTCATATCTTCAATCACCTGCATCAGTCGGGCAAGCAGATCATCATGACCTCCGACCGGGCGCCACGGGCACTCGACGGACTGGAAGACCGGCTGCTGTCGCGGTTTAAATGGGGGTTATCGGCCGATCTGCAAACGCCCGATCTCGAAACCCGCATCGCCATTATCCAGAAAAAGCTTCAGGCCGAGGGAATTTATATCGACGATAACGTCATCGAATACCTGGCGCATAGCGTCAACACGAACGTTCGGGAGCTGGAGGGCGTGATTGTTTCGCTGATGGCACAGGCATCGCTTAACCGGCGCGATATTGACCTCGAACTGGCCAAGCAGACGCTGCGCAACATCGTCGTGGATTCCGAGCGCGACGTAACGATCGACTCGGTGCAGGAAGCCGTCGCCGATTTTTTTAACGTTACCGTTGCCGATCTGAAAGCGAAAAGCCGTAAGCGGGAACTGGTGTACCCGCGTCAGGTGGCGATGTACCTGGCCAAGGAAAAAACGGATCTGTCGCTCAAATCGATTGGCTATCATTTTGGTGGTCGCGACCACAGCACGGTCATTCACGCCATTCAGACCATCAGCGATCTGGTCGCTAAAAATGCCGATACGCGTGATTCGGTCGAGAAGCTGAAGACTCTGTTCAAGTGA
- a CDS encoding IPT/TIG domain-containing protein: protein MNFYKSISLASLTLLTGFALSSCEKDTDGRPQISPGTPVASKIMPDSAAGGSVVTLTGTGLGDIRTIVFEKQNVPAGFQPTLNTSEALIFRVPADASGGKQNVVFTNSAGQSVTVPFKVLAYPTVSDVSNYLFTKGTVITVTGNNLDDVTAVAVADSVKGISDAATIVSKSKKELVVQMPATTLNRGTLSITNSTGRMRTKQEFINVDKAYKIFTDSYGTDFQDASWGDAGVKSTKEFKDGTASAAKTFQKGNWHLIGFANWGASALTYSPDYTYITGWIKGASADYSLYLTTDASAGGFGGFSEKNRIDVKANTWTYFKLKLSDIDFWSAGKTLKQVGFRIKGPDKQDETFYFDDIMLVK from the coding sequence ATGAACTTCTATAAATCCATTTCATTAGCGAGCCTGACCCTTCTGACCGGGTTTGCGCTTAGCTCCTGCGAAAAAGACACGGACGGACGGCCACAGATCAGCCCGGGCACGCCCGTAGCGAGCAAAATCATGCCGGATTCGGCAGCGGGTGGCTCAGTCGTTACGCTGACGGGTACCGGTCTGGGCGACATCCGCACCATTGTATTTGAGAAACAGAACGTACCGGCCGGTTTCCAGCCCACACTCAATACCAGCGAAGCGCTAATTTTTCGGGTACCTGCCGATGCCTCGGGTGGCAAGCAGAACGTCGTATTCACCAATAGCGCCGGACAGTCGGTAACGGTGCCGTTTAAGGTTCTGGCTTACCCAACCGTGAGCGATGTATCGAACTATCTTTTCACAAAGGGAACGGTGATTACGGTTACCGGTAACAACCTCGACGACGTAACGGCGGTTGCTGTTGCTGACTCAGTGAAAGGAATTTCGGACGCGGCAACGATTGTTTCGAAATCGAAAAAGGAGCTGGTTGTTCAGATGCCGGCGACGACGCTGAACCGGGGAACCCTGAGTATTACCAACAGCACGGGCCGGATGCGCACGAAACAGGAGTTTATCAACGTCGATAAGGCTTACAAAATCTTTACCGATAGCTACGGCACTGACTTCCAGGATGCATCCTGGGGTGATGCCGGCGTTAAATCGACCAAGGAGTTCAAGGATGGAACGGCCTCGGCGGCCAAGACCTTCCAGAAAGGCAACTGGCACCTGATCGGCTTCGCCAACTGGGGTGCGTCGGCGCTCACTTATTCGCCGGACTATACTTACATTACGGGCTGGATCAAAGGCGCTTCGGCCGACTACTCGCTCTACCTGACGACCGACGCCAGCGCTGGTGGTTTCGGTGGCTTTAGTGAGAAAAACCGGATCGACGTAAAAGCAAATACCTGGACGTATTTCAAGCTTAAGCTGTCGGATATCGACTTCTGGTCGGCGGGCAAAACCCTCAAGCAGGTTGGCTTCCGCATCAAAGGCCCGGATAAGCAGGATGAGACGTTCTACTTCGATGATATCATGCTGGTGAAGTAA
- a CDS encoding GNAT family N-acetyltransferase: MSRGGRATDVQVLTRSQIIDTAWNACVAQAPKSIVYGYTWYLDAVLPAGEHHAPAWKWVGLVMPNQEGGYAAVMPVPLRRKGVAGIVYRWVVHQPLFCQMLGVFSRNPAVDPALFWQAIQQHFRYGSIFSVRQRPALSAGFDSVEARTTHTLDLSVGYDALVQHYSRDRRLNLRRAERAGWTIVEDLNPEPLLTLFRQNHVDGIDGGVAEWAYGIFRNLVQELQKRRIATLRYALRDGQIEAGVLFVQEGGRIIYLFNAASESGRRGNARTLLLDQMIWQNAGRQVWFDFESPEKASIAEFYQSFGALAEPFWAIRWNRMNFMEKRLLHLKRIFFS; this comes from the coding sequence GTGAGTCGGGGCGGAAGGGCAACGGACGTTCAGGTTCTTACCCGTTCTCAAATCATTGATACCGCCTGGAATGCCTGCGTGGCCCAGGCTCCTAAATCCATCGTTTACGGCTATACCTGGTATTTAGATGCCGTTCTGCCGGCTGGCGAACACCACGCTCCAGCCTGGAAATGGGTTGGGCTGGTTATGCCCAATCAGGAGGGTGGCTACGCGGCCGTTATGCCGGTGCCGCTGCGCCGGAAAGGCGTCGCTGGTATCGTCTATAGATGGGTTGTTCACCAGCCGCTATTCTGTCAGATGCTGGGCGTCTTCAGTCGCAATCCGGCCGTTGATCCTGCGCTTTTCTGGCAAGCTATCCAGCAGCACTTTCGGTACGGGTCAATCTTCAGCGTTCGGCAACGTCCCGCCTTGTCGGCAGGCTTCGATTCCGTAGAAGCCCGAACGACGCATACACTTGATCTATCCGTTGGGTACGACGCCCTTGTTCAACATTACAGCCGCGACCGTCGGCTCAATCTGCGCCGGGCCGAACGTGCTGGCTGGACTATTGTTGAAGACCTGAATCCCGAACCCCTGCTAACCCTGTTCCGTCAGAATCATGTCGACGGTATTGATGGAGGAGTAGCTGAATGGGCTTACGGTATCTTCAGAAATCTGGTTCAGGAACTGCAGAAACGTAGAATAGCCACGTTACGCTACGCCCTTCGGGACGGACAGATTGAAGCCGGGGTCCTGTTCGTGCAGGAGGGCGGCCGGATTATTTATCTGTTCAATGCCGCATCCGAATCCGGTCGGCGTGGAAACGCCCGAACGCTGCTGCTTGATCAGATGATTTGGCAGAACGCGGGCAGGCAGGTCTGGTTTGATTTTGAAAGTCCCGAAAAGGCTTCCATTGCTGAGTTTTACCAGAGCTTCGGTGCACTTGCCGAGCCGTTCTGGGCTATCCGCTGGAACCGGATGAATTTCATGGAGAAACGGCTCCTGCATCTGAAACGTATCTTCTTTTCCTGA
- a CDS encoding c-type cytochrome encodes MKKILTILSVAAGLSAAWGQESPKEEDFFKILKVTAPEGTLLEVGGLTVMPDGNLGIATRRGDVWIVENPSSRKPFFRKFASGLHEILGLTYKDGALYCAQRGELTKMIDSDKDGKADIFETVFAWPLSGHYHEYSFGPKIAPDGQFFVTGNVAFGDEEWWRGESRVPWRGWTMKISENGTMQPWATGMRSPCGLGIYDGELFYSDNQGEWMGSGGVFHVKKGSFTGHPAGLRWTGMANSPVKLSPEQFTAKIDERRRRDENGRAIKPENVVNETPNLLYAMKEQFPGVDIQTPAVWLPHGILGISNSEIVEIPQGAFGPFSGQLLVGDQGMSKISRVFMEKVNGEYQGGAIELRNGFRSGVLRMAWGKDGSLFVGETNRGWGSAGEANEGLQRLVWNGVVPFEMRTVKAMPDGFEIEFTKPVDRKSAEDLASYRVESFIYKYHPVYGSPTINKEALPIKGVKVSEDGMKARLLVDNLRRYYIHQLTLDGVRGTEGSYSLVHPIAYYTLNNIPDGQKLAMSEVSTRNSAAASAAPAAAPAASTSKSAPARKGAPAKANATTGGKPKLKEGQAVTMAKAPTYDEVKGLLTRHTCLACHQANKRQVGPAYADVAKRKYTNDQIVELIYNPKPQNWPEYATEMPPMPQVPKADALKIAAWINSLAPSAGSESAGEPKP; translated from the coding sequence ATGAAAAAAATCTTAACTATTCTCTCGGTAGCTGCCGGATTGTCAGCCGCCTGGGGGCAGGAATCGCCCAAAGAAGAGGACTTCTTTAAAATTCTGAAAGTAACGGCGCCCGAAGGAACACTGCTTGAAGTAGGCGGCCTGACCGTAATGCCCGATGGGAATCTGGGCATTGCAACGCGCCGGGGCGACGTCTGGATTGTCGAGAACCCAAGCAGCCGCAAACCCTTTTTCCGCAAGTTCGCGTCGGGTTTGCACGAAATTCTGGGCTTAACCTATAAAGATGGTGCACTGTACTGCGCCCAGCGCGGGGAACTCACCAAAATGATCGACTCTGATAAAGACGGTAAGGCCGACATCTTCGAGACGGTCTTTGCCTGGCCTCTCTCGGGTCACTATCACGAGTATAGCTTCGGTCCCAAGATTGCGCCCGACGGCCAGTTTTTCGTAACGGGTAACGTAGCCTTCGGCGACGAAGAATGGTGGCGGGGCGAAAGCCGCGTGCCCTGGCGGGGCTGGACCATGAAGATCAGCGAGAACGGCACCATGCAGCCCTGGGCCACGGGCATGCGCTCTCCCTGCGGACTGGGTATCTACGACGGCGAACTATTCTACTCCGATAATCAGGGCGAATGGATGGGTTCCGGGGGCGTGTTTCACGTCAAGAAAGGCTCTTTTACAGGCCATCCGGCGGGTTTACGCTGGACCGGCATGGCCAACTCCCCCGTAAAGCTTTCCCCAGAACAGTTCACCGCCAAAATTGACGAACGTCGTCGTCGGGATGAGAACGGGCGGGCCATCAAACCCGAAAACGTCGTAAATGAAACGCCCAATCTTCTGTATGCTATGAAGGAGCAGTTCCCCGGCGTCGACATTCAGACCCCGGCGGTCTGGCTGCCGCACGGAATTCTGGGCATTTCCAACTCCGAAATCGTAGAGATTCCGCAGGGTGCATTCGGGCCGTTTTCCGGTCAGTTACTCGTCGGTGATCAGGGCATGAGCAAAATCTCGCGGGTGTTCATGGAGAAAGTCAACGGCGAATACCAGGGTGGCGCCATCGAACTACGTAACGGCTTCCGGTCGGGCGTGTTGCGGATGGCCTGGGGGAAAGATGGCTCCCTGTTCGTAGGCGAAACCAACCGGGGCTGGGGCTCAGCGGGCGAAGCAAATGAAGGTCTACAGCGCTTAGTCTGGAATGGTGTTGTGCCCTTCGAGATGCGTACCGTAAAAGCCATGCCCGATGGCTTTGAGATCGAGTTCACGAAGCCCGTTGACCGTAAATCGGCCGAAGACCTGGCCTCCTATCGGGTCGAGAGCTTTATTTATAAATACCATCCGGTTTACGGCAGCCCGACCATCAACAAAGAAGCGTTACCCATCAAAGGCGTAAAGGTTTCTGAAGACGGTATGAAGGCCCGCCTGCTGGTGGATAATCTCCGTAGATACTACATCCATCAGTTGACGCTCGATGGTGTTCGGGGTACCGAAGGGTCCTACTCGCTGGTTCATCCGATTGCTTACTATACGCTCAACAATATTCCGGATGGCCAGAAACTGGCTATGAGCGAGGTCAGCACGAGAAACTCAGCCGCTGCATCGGCCGCCCCGGCAGCCGCGCCCGCTGCTTCAACGAGTAAATCGGCACCAGCCAGGAAGGGAGCACCCGCCAAAGCAAACGCAACCACGGGCGGCAAGCCAAAACTGAAGGAGGGTCAGGCCGTAACGATGGCCAAAGCGCCGACTTATGACGAGGTGAAAGGCTTACTGACCCGCCATACGTGTCTGGCCTGCCATCAGGCTAACAAACGGCAGGTTGGACCGGCCTATGCCGACGTAGCTAAGCGTAAATACACCAATGACCAGATTGTGGAGCTGATCTATAATCCCAAACCGCAAAACTGGCCGGAATACGCCACCGAAATGCCCCCAATGCCGCAGGTGCCCAAGGCCGACGCTCTGAAAATTGCGGCCTGGATCAACTCGCTGGCTCCGTCCGCAGGCAGTGAATCGGCAGGCGAGCCGAAGCCCTAA
- a CDS encoding methylmalonyl-CoA mutase family protein codes for MNALFSDSFPPVDKAAWLAQIRRELKDENVYESLRWLTPDGFVAEPYYTSEDLITLPLDATQAAQKHSASPEGGNGWLNAPQKRISNPKTDNMILRNALRQGADALVLELPAEIDADSDTLTRLLNGIKLSDTPVFFRLDSPDQTQFIKALKLIAPYQLKGGLLMDTNNSTVEATRLTADSPLFRTICVSSSVFHNAGATATQELAFLLARLGDAYDQLTEAGLTTELLATKTLLSVSVGTSYFMEIAKLRVLRVLYSRFLQAYGQSAPAFVHAQTSTFYDARTTPYTNLLRATTEAMSAVVGGCDALTVHPYDRVLGQTSDFSERIARNVSSLLRDESYLDKVTDPSAGSYYIENLTHQLAEAAWGLFLNVEQQGGFKKALENGFIQHEIEQAYQARVEAVRHGKVLVGVTKFRSDDPAAPAQPAVQRLTNSLPDRRLPQEFE; via the coding sequence ATGAACGCACTTTTTTCGGATTCGTTTCCGCCCGTCGATAAAGCAGCCTGGCTGGCGCAAATTCGCCGGGAATTAAAGGACGAAAACGTTTACGAAAGTCTGCGCTGGTTAACGCCAGACGGCTTCGTTGCTGAACCTTACTATACCAGCGAGGATCTGATCACCCTGCCGCTGGACGCAACGCAGGCGGCTCAGAAACACTCTGCGTCGCCGGAGGGAGGTAACGGCTGGCTCAATGCTCCCCAAAAACGCATCAGCAACCCAAAGACGGATAATATGATTCTGCGGAACGCGCTCCGGCAGGGGGCCGATGCGCTGGTGCTTGAACTCCCCGCTGAAATTGACGCGGACAGCGACACCCTAACCCGGCTTCTGAACGGAATAAAGCTAAGCGATACACCCGTCTTTTTTCGCCTGGACTCGCCGGATCAGACCCAATTTATAAAGGCCCTGAAACTCATCGCTCCATATCAACTGAAAGGAGGGTTACTTATGGATACGAATAACTCAACTGTGGAGGCCACCCGACTAACCGCCGATTCGCCCTTGTTTCGAACGATCTGCGTCAGTAGTTCCGTATTTCATAACGCGGGAGCGACGGCAACGCAGGAACTGGCTTTTCTGCTGGCGCGGCTCGGCGATGCCTACGACCAGCTTACCGAGGCCGGCCTGACAACAGAGTTGCTTGCAACTAAAACGCTGCTCTCTGTTTCCGTTGGCACGAGTTATTTCATGGAGATTGCCAAACTACGCGTCCTTCGGGTATTATACAGTCGGTTCCTGCAGGCGTATGGCCAGTCGGCTCCGGCGTTTGTTCATGCGCAGACTTCAACGTTTTACGATGCGCGGACCACGCCGTACACCAATCTGCTGCGGGCCACCACCGAGGCTATGTCGGCTGTTGTAGGCGGGTGCGATGCGCTGACAGTTCACCCTTACGACAGGGTGCTGGGCCAGACGAGTGATTTCTCCGAACGGATTGCCCGTAACGTATCCAGCCTGCTCCGGGACGAAAGTTATTTGGATAAAGTTACCGATCCGTCGGCGGGCTCCTACTACATTGAAAACCTGACCCATCAGTTGGCCGAAGCCGCCTGGGGGTTATTTCTGAACGTTGAGCAGCAGGGCGGTTTTAAAAAAGCGCTGGAGAACGGTTTTATCCAGCACGAAATCGAACAGGCTTATCAGGCCAGAGTTGAGGCCGTCCGCCATGGAAAGGTGTTGGTTGGGGTCACAAAATTTCGGTCCGACGACCCGGCAGCCCCCGCACAACCGGCCGTTCAACGGCTTACTAACTCCTTACCCGACCGCCGATTACCCCAGGAATTTGAGTAA
- a CDS encoding family 16 glycoside hydrolase, with amino-acid sequence MIKITATARFYCLLSVGWAMGASLAVAQPTPTPGTPISLNDLSAFKPATANWRIVGSVRADLNKPNTLITGKGTDVLANIPQSNTPPSEKDAQKYNLFTNLQHGDIDLELDYMIAAKSNSGVYLQGRYEVQLFDSWDVRSPRAIDNGSIYERWDPKRPEGQNGYEGHPARQNASRAPGLWQHLKISFQAPRFNANGQKTENARMIRVELNGVVIHEDVELTGPTRAAAFDDEKPLGPIMLQGDHGAVAFRDIRYVAYDKPRPELVNLKYSVYKGKFEKEPEYDRTAPESEGPTQVLSASVTRIPNEFLIRYTGTLRVSEPGEYRLNLGASGGGGMLKINNQTILGPGRSNGRGQATLPKGDLPFELLYSKFVDWARPALGLAIAGPGIREFVISDANGGTGEEVDPIIVDAPTNTILRSFMDMPGEKNTQGRTLRVVHAVSVGSPDGVHYTYDLDKGALIQVWRGSFLDATPMWHDRGDGSSRPMGMVQRMGAPVLFLAKLASPQANWTADTTGSGYRPKGYVLDNEDRPTFRYQSYGASVDDKIRVLSEGKGIQREVTLTNPAGDLYARLISGTSISPIENGMYLVDGQQYVRLDDLNGAKPTVRDANGRQELIVPVKGKVVYSILF; translated from the coding sequence ATGATAAAAATAACAGCTACAGCCCGTTTCTACTGCCTGCTGAGCGTTGGCTGGGCGATGGGTGCCAGTCTGGCCGTTGCTCAGCCGACTCCCACGCCGGGTACGCCGATATCCCTCAACGACCTGAGCGCTTTTAAACCCGCGACCGCCAACTGGCGTATTGTTGGCAGCGTTCGCGCCGACCTGAACAAACCTAACACGCTCATTACGGGCAAAGGCACCGACGTGCTGGCGAATATTCCGCAGTCGAATACGCCACCCAGCGAAAAAGACGCTCAGAAGTATAACCTCTTCACGAACCTGCAGCACGGCGACATAGATCTTGAACTGGATTATATGATTGCCGCCAAGTCCAATTCAGGAGTATATCTGCAGGGCCGCTACGAAGTGCAGTTGTTTGATAGCTGGGATGTCCGCAGCCCGCGTGCGATTGATAACGGCTCAATCTATGAACGGTGGGACCCGAAGCGGCCCGAGGGTCAGAATGGCTACGAAGGCCACCCAGCCCGGCAGAACGCCAGCCGCGCCCCCGGCCTGTGGCAGCACCTGAAGATTTCGTTTCAGGCTCCGCGCTTTAATGCCAACGGACAGAAGACTGAAAATGCCCGCATGATCCGCGTCGAGCTGAACGGCGTTGTCATCCACGAAGATGTTGAACTCACCGGCCCAACCCGGGCGGCTGCCTTCGACGACGAAAAGCCCCTTGGCCCAATTATGCTGCAGGGCGATCATGGCGCCGTAGCCTTCCGCGATATCCGTTACGTCGCTTACGATAAGCCCCGCCCCGAACTGGTCAATCTGAAATACTCCGTATACAAAGGCAAGTTCGAAAAGGAGCCGGAATACGACAGAACAGCACCTGAATCCGAAGGACCAACCCAGGTACTGTCGGCTTCCGTGACCCGCATTCCGAATGAGTTTCTGATTCGCTACACCGGTACGCTGCGCGTGTCGGAGCCGGGCGAGTACCGCTTAAACCTCGGTGCATCGGGGGGCGGTGGTATGCTCAAGATCAACAACCAGACCATCCTCGGCCCCGGACGCTCCAATGGTCGGGGACAGGCGACCCTGCCCAAAGGCGATCTGCCCTTTGAACTGCTCTATTCAAAATTTGTGGATTGGGCCAGACCCGCGTTAGGGCTGGCTATAGCCGGTCCCGGCATCCGAGAGTTCGTCATCAGCGACGCAAATGGCGGCACGGGCGAAGAAGTTGACCCAATCATTGTTGACGCGCCCACCAACACGATTCTGCGCAGCTTTATGGATATGCCGGGCGAGAAAAATACGCAGGGCCGGACTCTCCGCGTGGTTCACGCCGTATCGGTAGGTAGTCCCGATGGCGTGCATTACACCTACGACCTGGACAAAGGAGCGCTGATCCAGGTCTGGCGTGGTTCGTTCCTTGACGCTACGCCCATGTGGCACGACCGGGGCGATGGTTCGTCGCGGCCAATGGGTATGGTTCAGCGCATGGGCGCCCCCGTGCTGTTTTTGGCCAAACTCGCGTCGCCCCAGGCCAACTGGACAGCTGACACGACCGGATCGGGTTACCGGCCCAAAGGTTACGTGCTGGACAACGAAGACCGCCCAACGTTCCGCTACCAGAGTTACGGCGCTTCGGTCGATGATAAGATTCGGGTCCTAAGCGAAGGCAAAGGCATTCAGCGCGAAGTAACGTTAACCAATCCTGCCGGTGACCTGTATGCCCGGCTAATCAGTGGTACCAGCATTAGCCCCATCGAAAACGGTATGTACCTCGTTGATGGGCAGCAGTACGTTCGGCTGGACGATCTGAACGGAGCCAAACCAACGGTTCGCGATGCCAACGGTCGCCAGGAGCTGATTGTGCCGGTAAAAGGTAAAGTGGTTTACTCGATCTTGTTTTAA
- a CDS encoding 3-keto-disaccharide hydrolase — MKNVPLSIAACVSMLGLALINPAAAQVEPNKQTPQSSEIWEPVPPVITPGSISASTSGITAPSDAVVLFDGKNTDEWVAIKGYSPANWENTNEGPLKWPVQDGVMYSTKGFSARSKKEFDDFQLHLEFKTPEKVEGNSQGRGNSGVFLQGRYELQVLDNYNNPTYVNGMVGSIYKQAIPLVNPSRKPGEWQTYDVIYQAPKFNKAGLMTDFAYVTVLLNGVLVQNHTPIRGTTEYIGYPKVQAHGAGPILLQDHGNPVGFRNIWVRPL; from the coding sequence ATGAAAAACGTCCCGTTATCAATTGCCGCCTGCGTAAGTATGCTCGGTCTGGCGTTAATTAACCCAGCCGCGGCCCAGGTCGAACCCAACAAACAAACCCCCCAGTCCAGTGAGATATGGGAGCCCGTACCGCCCGTTATAACGCCGGGGAGCATCTCTGCCAGTACAAGCGGCATAACTGCGCCTTCGGATGCCGTTGTGCTGTTCGATGGTAAAAACACGGACGAATGGGTAGCTATAAAAGGCTATTCACCTGCCAACTGGGAGAACACCAACGAAGGCCCGTTGAAGTGGCCGGTGCAGGATGGGGTGATGTACTCTACAAAAGGCTTTTCGGCCCGTTCCAAAAAGGAGTTCGATGATTTTCAACTGCATCTGGAGTTTAAAACGCCGGAGAAAGTAGAAGGCAATAGCCAGGGTCGCGGTAACAGCGGTGTTTTTCTGCAGGGCCGCTACGAGCTGCAGGTGCTGGATAACTACAACAACCCGACCTACGTAAACGGGATGGTTGGTTCGATCTACAAGCAGGCGATTCCGCTGGTTAACCCCAGCCGCAAACCGGGCGAATGGCAGACGTATGATGTCATCTACCAGGCGCCGAAGTTTAACAAAGCTGGCCTGATGACCGATTTCGCGTACGTTACGGTTTTGCTGAATGGTGTGCTGGTTCAGAATCACACGCCGATTCGCGGCACAACCGAGTATATCGGTTATCCGAAAGTGCAGGCCCACGGCGCCGGCCCAATCCTGCTTCAGGATCACGGTAACCCGGTTGGTTTCCGCAATATCTGGGTTCGGCCTTTGTAA